TCCATGGCGGGATCAGCCGGCCGCCCAAGCCGGTCGACCGCAAGGCGCAGAAACTGTTCGACCTGGTGCGCGAATGCGGCGCATCGCTGGGGCAGGCCATCGACTGGAAATCGACCGGCGGGGTGTGCGACGGCAACAATATCGCGGCCACCGGGGTGCCGGTGGTCGATACGATGGGCGTGCGCGGGGGCAAGATCCACTCGCCCGACGAATTCATGATTGCGCCGTCGCTGGCGGAACGCGCGGCCTTGTCCGCGCTGGTCCTGTCGCGGCTGGCAGAGGGGGAAGATTTGTGAGTTTCCGTTTGCGGGCCAGCCGCCCGTCCGATCTCGAACACCTGTACGAAATGGCCAAGCTGACCGGCGGCGGTTTTACCAACCTGCCGCCCGATCGCGACGCGCTGGCCAAGAAACTGGAAACGAGCGCGAAGGCCTTTGCCAACACCGGCAGCGATCTGGTGGACGAGACCTTCGTGCTGGTGCTCGAAAACACGGAAACCGGGCAAGTGCGCGGCACGTGCCAGCTGATGACGCAGGTCGGCCAGCAGTGGCCGTTCTATTCTTATCGCCTCAACACGCTGACCCAGCACAGCCAGGAACTCGATCGCACGGTGCGGGCCGAACTGCTCAGCCTGACGACCGATCTGGAAGGCTGCAGCGAAGTGGGCGGGCTGTTCCTCCATCCCGGGGAACGGGCCGGCGGGCTCGGCCTGTTGCTGGCGCGCAGCCGTTACCTGTTCATCAAGATGCACCGGCAGCGGTTTGCCGGCCGCATCCTGGCCGAATTGCGCGGCATCATCGACGATCGCGGCGGGTCGCCGTTCTGGGACGGGGTGGCCGGGCGCTTCTTCGGCATGACCTTCCAGGAAGCGGACTATTTCAACGCCATCAACGGCAACCAGTTCATCGCCGACCTGATGCCCAAGCACCCGGTCTATGTCGCCATGCTGGACGACGATGCGCGCGACGTCATCGGCCTGCCCCACCCCACCGGCCGCGCGGCGATGCGGATGCTCGAAAAAGAAGGCTTCCGCTATGAAGGCTATGTCGACATTTTCGATGGCGGGCCGACCATGCTGGCGCGCACCGACGACGTGGTGAGCGTGAAGGACGCGCGCGGCGGCGAGGTGACGGGCGTGGGGCTGGAAGACGGCGCCGCCTCGACCGCGTCGATCGTGGCAACGGGCTCGCTGGCGGACTTCCGCAGCTGCTATGGCCGCGCGGCGTGGGGCGATGACGGGGTGCAGCTGGGTACGGCGGCGGCGGAAACGCTCGGCGTCGGTGTCGGCGACCAGGTCCACGCGGTGGCACGATGAGCAGGGCGTCGAAGCTGGTCGAAATCAATTTCGACGGCATCGTCGGGCCGAGCCACAATTACGCCGGCCTCAGCCTCGGCAACATCGCCTCGTCCAGCCATGCGGGCGACGTGTCGCATCCGCGCGCCGCGGCGCTGCAGGGTCTCGCCAAGATGCGCGGCAACATGGCGCGCGGCCTGCCGCAGGGATTCCTGCTGCCGCTGCCGCGCCCGAACGGTGACTACCTGGCGCGGCTAGGGGCCGACAGCGCGACCGATCGCCGCCTGCTGGCGCAAAGCTGGTCAGCCAGCTCAATGTGGACCGCCAATGCCGCTACGGTAAGCCCCGCACCCGACACGGCAGACGGCACCTGCCACCTGACGCCCGCCAACCTCGTCACCATGCCGCACCGCGCGCAGGAATGGCCAGACACCAAGCGGATGCTCGAACTGGCCTTTGCCGACCCCGCGCATTTCACGATCCACGATCCCGTGCCGCCCACTTTCGGAGACGAGGGCGCGGCCAACCACATGCGCCTGTGCGAAGGGCACGGCGCGCGCGGTGTGGAGATCTTCGTCTATGGCGAAAGCGGCGGCCCCTTCCCCGCCCGCCAGCACGAACAGGCCAGCCGCGCGGTCGCTCGCCTCCACGGCCTCGCTCCCGCGCGCACGCTGTTCATCGAGCAGAACCCCGAAGCGATCGCCGCCGGGGCCTTCCACAATGACGTCGTGGCCGTCGCCAACGAGCGGGTGCTGTTCACGCACGAGCGCGCCTTCGCCCGCCCTAAGGAGGCCTACGCCGAAATCCGCGAAGCCTTCCCCGCGCTGGAACTGGTGGTGGTGCCCGAAGCCGAAGTGGGCTTGGGCGAGGCGATCAAGACCTACCTTTTCAACGCGCAGCTGGTCACGCTGCCCGACGGATCGACCGCGCTGATCGTGCCGGGCGAGTGCATGGAATCGGGCGCGGTGCGCAGCTGGGCGGAGCGGACGACCGCTTCCAACGGCCCGATCCGCCAGGTCATCCCGGTCGACGTGCGTCAGTCCATGGCCAACGGCGGCGGCCCCGCCTGTTTGCGCCTGCGCGTGGTCGCGGACCCGGAAACGGTCGACGCGCGTTTCATGCTCGATGAAAACAAGGCCGACCGCATTGCCCGCATTATCGAGCGCCACTGGCCGGAAAGCATCGCGCCCAGCCAGCTCGGCGACGAGGCCTTGGCGCGTGAAGTGGTGGCAGCCCGCGAAGCCCTGTTGCAGGAACTCGATCTCGGCGAACTCGCATGATCCGTCGGCAGGCTTTACAAGTCCGCGACTATTAACCACCCTGTCCCCGCATTCCCGCCGCTGGCACGATGCTTGCTGCGGAAATAGTTAAGGAAAGGGAGCTGATGCTGCGCAAGATTGGCCGACTGTTCGTGATCAAGAACCGCTTCGAAGCCTATCTGATCATCTTCGCCCTGGCGCTGGGCGCGATGGAACGCGGCAGCCACTATCTCGACGCCATGCCCGGCTGGCCCGGCCAGCTGTTGTTCGCAGCCTGCAGCGGCGCCGTGTTCCTCGGCGGCGCGAAAATCCTCGACTGCCTGAAATTCGAAAAGGCCCGGCGCGAGGCCGAGGCTCTCGAGACTGCCGACTGAAAAAGGAAAGCGGGGCGGTTCTGTTGCTAGGCCCGCAGCTTTTCTGTCGCGGGGCGAGGACCGTCGCGTGACCAGCGACCGAGGCCGCTCTCATGTAAAGTTAGTGGGGCGGTTCTGTTGCTAGGCCCGCAGCTTTTCTGTCGCGGGGCGAGGACCGTCGCGTGACCAGCGACCGAGGCCGCTCTCATGTGAGGTAAGTGGGGCGGTTCTGTTGCTAGGCCCGCCCCGGGCCCCCGGTATCCGCTTCTGTTGCCCGGTGGGTCCAACCGCGCTTTAGCTTTGTAAGATCAGGCCGTTAGGCCGTCAGGTTACGCAGCGATTGCGAGTGCTTCGTTATCGTTGGCACTTGTGTGTTTGAACAGTTTTACGGGTTACTCAGCCCGAGTGAAAACAGCGCCTTTCAACACACGTCGATCCTGGTTCGGCCCCGTCAACACCGGCTGGAATCGCCGCTGATGGTGGAGCCGCCGGGTACTGCCCCCGGGTCCGCTGTGCCTATTGCACGCTACCATTTATCACCATAGCCGACAAAAAAGCCGGCATCCCCCATATAGGGAACGCCGGCTTAAATGGAAGTGAATGGTGTAAAATCAGCCCATCGGGCCGTTCTGCGGGGCGCCCGGCGCGCCCGATTTCAGCGCGTCGCGAATTTCCTTGAGCAGTTCGACCTCGGTCGGTTCGGCGGGGCCTTCCTCTTCCGCCGGCTTCTCGAATCGCGCGGTCACCTTGTTGGCGTAGCGGACCAGCAGGAAGATGATGAACGCCAGGATCAGGAAGTTGATCACCGCCGTGATGAAGGCGCCGTAGCCGATCATCGCCGCGCCCGCTTCCTTCAGCGCGGCGTAGTCCGTGGTCGACCCGGTGTAACCTTCCGGCGTGCTCAGGAGGATGAAATAGCTGGAGAAATCGGCGCCGCCGAAGATATATCCGACCAGCGGCATGATCAGATCGTCGGTCAGCGATCCGACGATGGTGGCGAAAGCGCCCGCGATGATCACGGCGACCGCCAGTTCCATCACGTTGCCCTTGGCGATGAAATCCTTGAATTCCTGCAGCACGATTATTCCTCCCCTAACCCTTGAAAACCGCGGTCCTCTGCCATTTACTGCCGGAATGCTCAAGCGGGATAAATCCTTGCAGATCCGCCCAGCCGTGCTATCTCGATAATACAGTCAATCAAGGGGACCACACATGTCGCTTGCCCGTTCCGCCCGCCTTATGCTGGTCGTCATGGCCACCGCCGCGCTTGCCGCCTGCGGCATCAATTCCGTGCCCACCAAGGAAGAGGCTGCAAAGGCCCGCTGGGCGGACGTGGAAAGCGCCTACCAGCGCCGCGCCGACCTGATCCCCAACCTTGTCGCCACGGTGCGCGGCGGCGCGGAATCGGAACTCGCCATCCTGACCGAAGTGACCGAGGCGCGCAGCCGCGCAAGCTCGGTCCAGATCGATGCAGACGACCTTTCGAATCCGGAAAAGTTCCAGCAGTTCGAAGCCGCACAGGGCGAATTGAGCGGCGCGCTCAGCCGCCTGCTGGTAACGGTCGAGGCCTATCCCCAGATCACCAGCAGCCGCGGGTACGACGACCTGCGTACGGCGCTGGAAAGCGCGGAAAACCGCATCGACAATGCCCGCACCAAGTACAATGCGGCGGTGCAGGATTATAACACCGAAATCCGCGTGTTCCCGTCTTCCATCGGCGCAAACATCATTCACGGTGCGGAGCCGATGGAAGCGTTCAAGGCCGAAGCCGGTGCGAACGAAGCGCCCGATATCGACGCCGCCGACCTGACGCCGACCGGCGGCAATTGAGGACCAGCGCGCCCGCAACGGAAACCCCCGTGATGCGCCACATCTCCGCGTGCCTGGCAATTTGCCTCGCCCTGCTCCTCGCGCTCACGGCGGGGGGCGCGGCGGCGCAGGATTTCCCGCCGCGGCCGGACGGCCCGGTCTATGACGGGGCCGAAATCCTGCCTGATGCGCAGGAGGCCGAGCTCGACCAGCGCCTGCGCGATTACAACGCGAAAACGGGCCGGGCCGTGGTCGTAGCCACCGTCCCTTCTCTGGATGGCGAGCCTGCCGCGACCTACGCGCCCGCGCTGGGCGAGGCATGGGGCATCGGCGGGCAGGAGACGGAACAGGGCATCCTGCTACTGGTCGCGCCCAACGAACGCGAGGTCTTCATCGCCACTGCGCGCGGCGCGCAGACCGCGCTGACCGATATCGCCAGCGGCCGGATTATTCGTAACGACATCGTCCCGGCCTTTAAGGCGGGCGACTACGCCGGCGGCATCATCGCCGGAGTTGACGGGATCATCGGCTGGCTGGACACCGAGCCTGCCGACCAGCTGGCGATCGAGGAGGCGGAGCGTGCCGCCCAGCGCCAGAACGCGGATGTCGATGCGTCCACCGTCGGCAGCGCGTTTTTCTGGGTCATGATGATCCTCGCCTTCATGTTCATTTTCGGCCGCGGCGGCCGTCGGCGCGGGCGCCGCTATCGCCGCGGCAGCGGCATCGGCGAAGTCATCCTGTGGTCCGCCCTCAACAGCGCCATGCGTAGCGGGGGCGGCGGTGGCGGCTTCGGCGGCGGTGGTGGAGGCGGCGGCTTCGGCGGTTTCGGCGGCGGTGGCGGCGGCTTCAACGGCGGCGGCGCCGGGGGGAGCTGGTAATGCCATCCTATCTGTCGGAAACCGATCACGCCAAGGTGACGCAGGCCGTCCGCACGGCGGAGGAGCAGACGTCGGGCGAGATCGTAACCGTGCTGGCCGACCGGTCGGACGGGTACAGCGACATCGCGCTGTCGTGGGCGGCGTTCCTCGCCTTCACCGTCCTGACCCTTGCGGCTCTGTTCCCCGATCCGCCGCTGCGCTTCTACGCCTCGCTCCACGCCACATGGAATGCCGAGTGGAGCCCGGGCGAGGTCTTCGCCATGGCGAGCGGCATGGGCATCCTCACCTTCCTCGTCGTCTGGCTGCTCCAGTTCATCGACGCGGTGCGCTTCGCCATGATCCCGCGCATCGTGAAGCGCAATCGCGTGTTCGACCGCGCCGTGTCGCATTTCAAGGTGGGCGCGGAACGGCGCACGCACGGCCGCACCGGCGTGCTCCTCTACCTGTCCATGCGCGAACACCGGGCAGAGATCGTGGCAGACGAGACGATCGCGCAAAAGGTCGATCCCGAGGTCTGGGGCGAGGCCATGGTCGACATGCTGGTGCAGGTGAAGAAGGGCGACATCGCCGGAGGGCTGGTCGCCGGTATCCGCGATGTCGGCGCCGTCCTGGCGGAACATTTCCCGCGGCAAGAGGACGACCAGAACGAATTGCCCGACAGGCTGATCGAATTGTGAGGGATTTCCCTTCCCCTGTTCATGAGCCGTAATGGGACGGCGCGCGCGGAACGCGGCCACTGCCCGCAGGCGCCGCACACCCATCCCCAACCCCTTCCCTCGAGGGAAGGGGCTGTCTCCCTCCCTTCGCCCTGAAAGTAGCTTTCTCCCTCCCCTCCCCTTGGGGAGGGGTCGGGGGTGGGGGTTCGGCGCGGGTAGAAAAGGTCTGCTTTCGCCCTTATGCAACCTGCCATGACAAGCGATCCCGACGCGGCCAAGCCCGAAGAAATCATGTGGCAGGGCCAGTTCGTCACCGCCAAGCGGCGCGGGCGATGGGAATATGCCGGGCGTTC
This sequence is a window from Alteriqipengyuania flavescens. Protein-coding genes within it:
- a CDS encoding arginine N-succinyltransferase produces the protein MSFRLRASRPSDLEHLYEMAKLTGGGFTNLPPDRDALAKKLETSAKAFANTGSDLVDETFVLVLENTETGQVRGTCQLMTQVGQQWPFYSYRLNTLTQHSQELDRTVRAELLSLTTDLEGCSEVGGLFLHPGERAGGLGLLLARSRYLFIKMHRQRFAGRILAELRGIIDDRGGSPFWDGVAGRFFGMTFQEADYFNAINGNQFIADLMPKHPVYVAMLDDDARDVIGLPHPTGRAAMRMLEKEGFRYEGYVDIFDGGPTMLARTDDVVSVKDARGGEVTGVGLEDGAASTASIVATGSLADFRSCYGRAAWGDDGVQLGTAAAETLGVGVGDQVHAVAR
- a CDS encoding N-succinylarginine dihydrolase codes for the protein MSRASKLVEINFDGIVGPSHNYAGLSLGNIASSSHAGDVSHPRAAALQGLAKMRGNMARGLPQGFLLPLPRPNGDYLARLGADSATDRRLLAQSWSASSMWTANAATVSPAPDTADGTCHLTPANLVTMPHRAQEWPDTKRMLELAFADPAHFTIHDPVPPTFGDEGAANHMRLCEGHGARGVEIFVYGESGGPFPARQHEQASRAVARLHGLAPARTLFIEQNPEAIAAGAFHNDVVAVANERVLFTHERAFARPKEAYAEIREAFPALELVVVPEAEVGLGEAIKTYLFNAQLVTLPDGSTALIVPGECMESGAVRSWAERTTASNGPIRQVIPVDVRQSMANGGGPACLRLRVVADPETVDARFMLDENKADRIARIIERHWPESIAPSQLGDEALAREVVAAREALLQELDLGELA
- the mscL gene encoding large conductance mechanosensitive channel protein MscL yields the protein MLQEFKDFIAKGNVMELAVAVIIAGAFATIVGSLTDDLIMPLVGYIFGGADFSSYFILLSTPEGYTGSTTDYAALKEAGAAMIGYGAFITAVINFLILAFIIFLLVRYANKVTARFEKPAEEEGPAEPTEVELLKEIRDALKSGAPGAPQNGPMG
- a CDS encoding LemA family protein, with translation MSLARSARLMLVVMATAALAACGINSVPTKEEAAKARWADVESAYQRRADLIPNLVATVRGGAESELAILTEVTEARSRASSVQIDADDLSNPEKFQQFEAAQGELSGALSRLLVTVEAYPQITSSRGYDDLRTALESAENRIDNARTKYNAAVQDYNTEIRVFPSSIGANIIHGAEPMEAFKAEAGANEAPDIDAADLTPTGGN
- a CDS encoding TPM domain-containing protein, which gives rise to MRHISACLAICLALLLALTAGGAAAQDFPPRPDGPVYDGAEILPDAQEAELDQRLRDYNAKTGRAVVVATVPSLDGEPAATYAPALGEAWGIGGQETEQGILLLVAPNEREVFIATARGAQTALTDIASGRIIRNDIVPAFKAGDYAGGIIAGVDGIIGWLDTEPADQLAIEEAERAAQRQNADVDASTVGSAFFWVMMILAFMFIFGRGGRRRGRRYRRGSGIGEVILWSALNSAMRSGGGGGGFGGGGGGGGFGGFGGGGGGFNGGGAGGSW
- a CDS encoding TPM domain-containing protein, which encodes MPSYLSETDHAKVTQAVRTAEEQTSGEIVTVLADRSDGYSDIALSWAAFLAFTVLTLAALFPDPPLRFYASLHATWNAEWSPGEVFAMASGMGILTFLVVWLLQFIDAVRFAMIPRIVKRNRVFDRAVSHFKVGAERRTHGRTGVLLYLSMREHRAEIVADETIAQKVDPEVWGEAMVDMLVQVKKGDIAGGLVAGIRDVGAVLAEHFPRQEDDQNELPDRLIEL